The following proteins are encoded in a genomic region of Blastococcus colisei:
- a CDS encoding glycerol-3-phosphate dehydrogenase/oxidase, protein MVTAFLPGTLSPARRSGDLGDLPDATVDVVVVGGGVTGAGVALDAASRGLSVVLLERTDLAAGTSRWSSKLVHGGLRYLVHGEIGLARESARERAVLMGSTAPHLVRRLPFLVPDVAGRDVTALAAVGGRFGDAVRLSVPGGRGSLPSTRRVDADEVSRLVPGVRAGRGGVVFWDGQLVDDARLVVALARTAAAYGARILTGAAGMAVDGADVHAVVDGKPVSLRAGVVVNAAGVWAQALAPSIRLVPSRGSHLVVRGSVLGSPTAALTVPLPGSRSRYVFALPQADGLVYLGLTDEPVGGPVPDDDAVPGDVEVAQLLATVNQVLAVPLTRDDVVGAYAGYRPLVLPASAGMGPGSATADLSRRHLLQRDGPVLTVVGGKLTTYRAMAEETVDAVVGRLGRGAARSLTARLPLVGAAPRRALERVGAPGRLVARYGTEAPVVEALGTAAVVAGRPETEGELRFAVRYEGARTVADLLDRRTRIGLVPADRERAVPMAEKVLAEES, encoded by the coding sequence ATGGTGACCGCGTTCCTGCCCGGAACCCTGTCGCCGGCCCGGCGGTCCGGAGATCTCGGCGACCTCCCCGATGCCACCGTGGACGTCGTCGTCGTGGGTGGCGGGGTCACCGGCGCCGGGGTGGCGCTGGACGCCGCGAGCCGTGGCCTGTCGGTCGTGCTGCTCGAGCGCACCGACCTCGCGGCGGGCACCAGCCGGTGGTCCTCCAAGCTCGTGCACGGCGGCCTGCGCTACCTGGTGCACGGCGAGATCGGCCTGGCCCGGGAGAGCGCTCGGGAGCGCGCCGTCCTCATGGGCTCGACCGCGCCGCACCTGGTGCGGCGACTGCCGTTCCTCGTGCCCGACGTCGCCGGCCGGGACGTGACCGCCCTGGCCGCGGTGGGCGGGCGGTTCGGGGACGCCGTCCGGCTGTCGGTGCCCGGCGGCCGCGGCTCGCTGCCGTCGACGCGCCGGGTCGATGCCGACGAGGTCTCGCGGCTGGTGCCGGGTGTGCGCGCCGGCCGTGGCGGCGTCGTCTTCTGGGACGGGCAGCTGGTGGACGACGCCCGGCTGGTCGTGGCCCTGGCCCGGACGGCGGCCGCGTACGGCGCCCGCATCCTGACCGGTGCGGCCGGAATGGCGGTCGACGGCGCCGACGTGCACGCGGTGGTCGACGGGAAACCGGTGAGCCTGCGGGCCGGGGTGGTGGTCAACGCCGCCGGCGTGTGGGCGCAGGCACTGGCGCCGTCGATCCGGCTGGTCCCCTCGCGGGGATCGCACCTGGTGGTGCGGGGGTCGGTGCTCGGGTCGCCGACGGCCGCGCTCACCGTGCCGCTGCCCGGCTCGCGCTCGCGGTACGTCTTCGCGCTGCCGCAGGCCGACGGGCTGGTCTACCTGGGGCTCACCGACGAGCCGGTCGGAGGCCCGGTGCCCGACGACGACGCGGTGCCCGGCGACGTCGAGGTGGCGCAGCTGCTGGCGACGGTGAACCAGGTGCTGGCCGTGCCGCTGACCCGGGACGACGTGGTGGGCGCCTACGCGGGCTACCGGCCGCTGGTGCTGCCCGCGTCGGCGGGCATGGGGCCCGGAAGCGCGACCGCTGACCTCTCCCGCAGGCACCTGCTGCAGCGGGACGGACCGGTCCTCACCGTCGTCGGGGGGAAGCTGACCACCTACCGGGCGATGGCCGAGGAGACCGTGGACGCCGTGGTCGGACGGCTGGGCCGGGGTGCCGCGCGGTCGCTCACCGCGCGGCTGCCGCTGGTCGGGGCCGCGCCGCGGCGGGCGCTGGAGCGGGTCGGCGCTCCTGGCCGGCTGGTGGCCCGGTACGGCACCGAGGCGCCGGTGGTCGAGGCGCTGGGCACCGCGGCCGTGGTGGCGGGCCGGCCGGAGACCGAGGGGGAGCTGCGCTTCGCCGTCCGGTACGAGGGCGCGCGGACCGTCGCCGACCTGCTGGACCGCCGCACCCGCATCGGACTGGTGCCCGCCGATCGCGAGCGCGCCGTACCGATGGCCGAGAAGGTGCTGGCGGAGGAGTCGTAG
- a CDS encoding BTAD domain-containing putative transcriptional regulator: MRFRVLGPLEVTGPDGGPLDVGGAKPRALLTLLLAEPGRVVGIDRIVGALWGDAPPPTVTGTLQAYVSHLRRVLEPERGPREAPTVLLTRPPGYLLRADAADLDLLRFPELVESGDRAVEAGDPATGIALLDEALGLWRGEPLAELGDLPAAATDRLRLTELHVRARERRCDALLAAGRAEAAVTDLQHLVAEHPLRERLWARLVTALYAADRQAEALDALRRCAELLRDELGIDPGPELRDLERAVLRQDPALLERVPRPVLPVTPAQAPTPSLAPGNEQLVGRRPELDRLQAVAERVSGGRAAVVVLEGEAGIGKTRLAEAAAEAARAAGWSVAWSRCADDTGAPALWPWTQVLEQLDQEDLTLLPQAADADADAARFQLFQGLRARLRTAAGPAPVLVVLDDLQGADTTSVQLLGLLARHLPRAPVLLVVTARTVGEQLPEAVTDCLARLAREPAATCLRLSGLDADDVAALLAAGLGAPGDRALASAVHDRTGGNPFFVVELTRWMVGAHDLHLDHVPVPPSVGEVLRTRLDRLPPTTREVLELCAVAGREVTLDLLEAARAPAEEALGALDAAVAVGLVVEGMRPWSWRFAHALVQEVLVGGLPALRRARLHARLGEALERRIALTTDDSLVERLAHHFVEALPVTGPAPARMYSAAAARAARARLAHGEAAVHTRRALELVDPVEPGAARTRHDLLTALGNDLLRSGSRTEAREVVAQAITVARQLEDRACLAQAAAVWGSVTVWNWRPHGMVAHEMVALLEDLLADSSADDRTTAQLLGTLGVELAFGPDDRGVQAARQAVEIARRTADPELLGRALNNFCLAVWGRPGAAELRLAATDESLAMAGAGLPRWTEFVARLHRAAIRLHLGDLAGFEADHEEARRLAVSLSGPEVRPHVLWQAGGLAWLRGNAERAEELTTEAYELYRRVTPHARHAYAAHQFTLRRADGRLGEVIPLLVGTGDEGSPLLQEMAVLAAAESGDLAEARRLRTRWGRTRIRDWASDVAVLLQAESALWLGDEPEWASAAEALLPYRGRQAVLGTPSLTLGAYDELLGRIAERRGDLASARRWWQAAREQGVLVGSPHQVALADAHLARIGAVAPRPRTAEVARALGTPS, from the coding sequence GTGCGCTTCCGCGTGCTCGGCCCGCTCGAGGTCACCGGTCCCGATGGCGGCCCCCTGGACGTCGGCGGGGCCAAGCCCCGTGCGCTGCTCACGCTGCTGCTGGCCGAGCCCGGCCGGGTGGTGGGGATCGACCGCATCGTCGGCGCCCTCTGGGGGGATGCGCCGCCGCCGACGGTCACCGGCACCCTCCAGGCCTACGTCTCCCACCTGCGGCGCGTCCTCGAGCCCGAGCGGGGTCCGCGCGAGGCTCCGACCGTGCTGCTGACCCGCCCGCCCGGCTATCTGCTGCGGGCCGACGCGGCAGACCTCGACCTGCTCCGTTTCCCCGAACTGGTCGAGTCCGGCGACCGGGCCGTCGAGGCCGGCGACCCCGCGACCGGCATCGCCCTGCTCGACGAGGCGCTCGGGCTGTGGCGCGGGGAGCCGCTGGCCGAGCTCGGCGATCTGCCGGCCGCGGCCACCGACCGGTTGCGCCTCACCGAGCTGCACGTGCGGGCACGGGAACGGCGCTGCGACGCCCTGCTCGCGGCGGGCCGGGCCGAGGCGGCGGTCACCGACCTGCAGCACCTCGTCGCCGAGCACCCCCTGCGCGAGCGGCTCTGGGCCAGACTGGTCACCGCCCTCTACGCCGCCGACCGGCAGGCCGAGGCGCTGGACGCCCTCCGCCGGTGCGCCGAGCTGCTCCGCGACGAGCTCGGCATCGATCCCGGGCCGGAGCTGCGCGATCTCGAGCGGGCCGTGCTGCGTCAGGATCCGGCGTTGCTGGAGCGGGTGCCCCGCCCGGTCCTGCCCGTCACTCCGGCACAGGCGCCCACGCCGTCCCTCGCCCCGGGGAACGAGCAGCTGGTCGGCCGCCGGCCCGAGCTCGATCGGCTGCAGGCGGTCGCCGAGCGGGTGAGCGGCGGGCGCGCGGCCGTCGTCGTCCTCGAGGGCGAGGCCGGCATCGGCAAGACCCGGCTGGCCGAGGCCGCCGCCGAGGCCGCCCGGGCCGCCGGCTGGTCGGTGGCGTGGAGCAGGTGCGCCGACGACACCGGCGCCCCCGCGCTGTGGCCGTGGACGCAGGTGCTCGAGCAGCTCGACCAGGAGGACCTCACCCTCCTCCCCCAGGCGGCGGACGCCGACGCCGACGCCGCGCGCTTCCAGCTGTTCCAGGGCCTCCGGGCCCGGCTGAGGACGGCGGCCGGCCCGGCACCGGTGCTCGTGGTGCTCGACGACCTGCAGGGGGCCGATACCACCTCGGTGCAGCTGCTCGGCCTCCTGGCCCGCCACCTGCCACGGGCGCCGGTGCTGCTGGTCGTCACCGCGCGCACCGTCGGGGAGCAGCTGCCGGAGGCGGTCACCGACTGCCTGGCCCGGCTGGCCCGGGAGCCGGCCGCCACCTGCCTGCGGCTGTCCGGCCTGGACGCGGACGACGTCGCGGCGCTGCTGGCAGCAGGGCTGGGCGCCCCCGGCGACCGCGCGTTGGCCTCGGCGGTGCACGACCGCACCGGCGGCAACCCGTTCTTCGTCGTGGAGCTCACCCGGTGGATGGTGGGCGCCCACGACCTGCACCTGGACCACGTGCCCGTGCCGCCGTCCGTCGGCGAGGTGCTGCGCACCCGACTGGACCGGCTGCCGCCGACCACCCGCGAGGTGCTCGAGCTGTGCGCGGTGGCCGGCCGCGAGGTGACCCTGGACCTGCTCGAGGCGGCGCGCGCGCCCGCGGAGGAGGCGCTGGGCGCACTGGACGCCGCCGTCGCCGTCGGCCTGGTGGTGGAGGGGATGCGACCGTGGAGCTGGCGGTTCGCCCATGCACTGGTCCAGGAGGTGCTGGTCGGTGGCCTGCCCGCCCTGCGCCGGGCACGGCTGCACGCGCGGCTGGGCGAGGCGCTGGAACGCCGGATCGCCCTGACCACCGACGACTCGCTGGTGGAGCGACTGGCGCACCACTTCGTCGAGGCGCTGCCCGTCACCGGGCCGGCACCGGCCCGGATGTACTCGGCCGCCGCGGCCCGGGCCGCCCGGGCCCGGCTGGCCCACGGGGAGGCCGCGGTGCACACCCGCCGGGCCCTGGAGCTGGTCGACCCGGTGGAGCCCGGCGCCGCCCGTACCCGGCACGACCTGCTCACGGCGCTGGGCAACGACCTGCTGCGCAGCGGGTCGCGCACCGAGGCCCGCGAGGTGGTGGCGCAGGCGATCACGGTCGCCCGGCAGCTCGAGGACCGTGCCTGCCTCGCCCAGGCGGCCGCGGTCTGGGGCAGCGTCACCGTCTGGAACTGGCGGCCGCACGGGATGGTGGCCCACGAGATGGTGGCGCTGCTCGAGGACCTGCTGGCCGACAGCTCCGCCGACGACCGCACCACCGCCCAGCTGCTCGGCACGCTCGGCGTGGAGCTGGCGTTCGGCCCGGACGACCGCGGCGTGCAGGCCGCCCGGCAGGCCGTGGAGATCGCCCGGCGCACCGCCGACCCGGAGCTGCTGGGCCGGGCGCTGAACAACTTCTGCCTGGCCGTCTGGGGCCGGCCCGGCGCCGCGGAGCTGCGGCTCGCGGCCACCGACGAGTCGCTGGCGATGGCGGGCGCGGGGCTCCCCCGCTGGACGGAGTTCGTCGCCCGCCTGCACCGGGCGGCCATCCGGCTGCACCTGGGCGACCTGGCCGGGTTCGAGGCCGACCACGAGGAGGCCCGGCGGCTCGCGGTGTCCCTCAGCGGCCCGGAGGTCCGGCCGCACGTGCTCTGGCAGGCCGGCGGGCTGGCCTGGCTGCGCGGGAACGCCGAACGTGCCGAGGAGCTGACCACCGAGGCGTACGAGCTCTACCGCCGGGTCACCCCGCACGCCCGGCACGCGTACGCGGCGCACCAGTTCACCCTGCGCCGGGCCGACGGGCGCCTGGGCGAGGTGATCCCGCTGCTGGTCGGAACCGGCGACGAGGGCAGCCCGCTGCTGCAGGAGATGGCGGTGCTGGCGGCCGCGGAGTCCGGCGACCTCGCCGAGGCACGGCGGCTACGGACGCGGTGGGGTCGCACCCGGATCCGCGACTGGGCCAGCGACGTCGCCGTCCTCCTGCAGGCGGAATCCGCGCTGTGGCTGGGCGACGAGCCGGAGTGGGCGTCCGCGGCCGAGGCGCTGCTGCCCTACCGGGGGCGGCAGGCGGTTCTGGGGACGCCGTCCCTGACGCTCGGCGCCTACGACGAGCTCCTCGGCCGGATCGCCGAACGCCGGGGCGACCTGGCGAGCGCCCGCCGGTGGTGGCAGGCGGCACGGGAGCAGGGCGTGCTGGTCGGCTCCCCGCACCAGGTCGCGCTCGCCGACGCCCACCTCGCCCGCATCGGCGCCGTCGCCCCGCGTCCGCGGACGGCGGAGGTCGCCCGGGCCCTCGGCACGCCGTCCTGA
- a CDS encoding FAD-binding oxidoreductase — translation MATQPELTIQGWGPSSPAEAPRDGDLSRTLPKAARRYLSGELGWTPRATPPVAVGEIRLAPSRLSEEANARLVDLLGADNVRTDRESRLRRAGGKSYLDLVRRREGDASDAPDAVVLPGTTEETAALLAACSELGVVVVPFGGGTSVVGGLAGVDPDDRPSIAVDLSRMSSVQAIDVPSSLVTVGPGMRGPALEQALARDGLTFGHLPQSWEFATLGGYAATRSAGQNSTGVGRFDELVAGVTMVTPSGVLELGHPPASAAGPDLLGLALGSEGTLGIITGLTLRVRPTPAASSYEGWSFRSWATGLAALQQLSRHELLPDIVRLSDTDETRANLLMASGAGARALRGSLRARGHGDACMLVLGWEGLPPIVQARRKAAASVLRDGGALRLGRKVGEAWKKNRFSGPYLRDKLMDGGLLVETLETAATWSALPTVYDAVRRALRESLTRKGRRPLMMSHLSHAYPTGGSLYVTVLADRDDELPIQQWLTAKRAATDALLAAGGTLTHHHAVGADHRPWMEREIGPLGVEVLRAVKERLDPHGICNPGVLLPE, via the coding sequence GTGGCCACGCAGCCGGAACTGACGATCCAGGGCTGGGGACCGTCGTCCCCCGCCGAGGCACCGCGCGACGGCGACCTGAGCAGGACGCTGCCCAAGGCCGCCCGCCGCTACCTGTCCGGCGAGCTGGGCTGGACCCCGCGCGCGACCCCGCCCGTCGCCGTCGGCGAGATCCGCCTGGCGCCCTCCCGGCTGTCCGAGGAGGCGAACGCCCGGTTGGTCGACCTGCTGGGGGCCGACAACGTCCGCACCGACCGGGAGTCGCGGCTGCGGCGGGCCGGGGGCAAGAGCTACCTGGACCTCGTCCGCCGCCGCGAGGGCGACGCCTCCGACGCCCCGGACGCCGTCGTCCTGCCCGGCACGACCGAGGAGACGGCGGCGCTGCTGGCCGCGTGCAGCGAGCTCGGCGTCGTCGTCGTCCCGTTCGGTGGGGGCACCAGCGTCGTGGGCGGGCTGGCGGGCGTGGACCCCGACGACCGGCCATCGATCGCCGTCGACCTGTCCCGGATGTCGTCGGTGCAGGCGATCGACGTGCCGTCGTCCCTGGTCACCGTCGGCCCCGGCATGCGCGGACCGGCGCTGGAGCAGGCGCTGGCCCGCGACGGGCTGACCTTCGGCCACCTTCCGCAGAGCTGGGAGTTCGCCACGCTCGGCGGATATGCCGCCACCCGCTCCGCCGGGCAGAACTCGACCGGCGTCGGGCGCTTCGACGAGCTCGTCGCGGGGGTGACGATGGTCACGCCGTCCGGCGTCCTCGAGCTCGGTCATCCCCCGGCGAGCGCGGCCGGGCCCGACCTGCTCGGCCTCGCCCTCGGCTCGGAGGGGACGCTCGGCATCATCACCGGGCTGACGCTGCGGGTCCGCCCGACGCCGGCCGCCAGCTCCTACGAGGGCTGGTCGTTCCGCTCCTGGGCCACCGGGCTGGCCGCGCTGCAGCAGCTCTCCCGGCACGAGCTGCTGCCCGACATCGTCCGGCTATCGGACACCGACGAGACCCGGGCGAACCTGCTCATGGCCTCCGGGGCGGGTGCCCGTGCCCTGCGCGGCAGCCTCAGGGCCCGGGGGCACGGGGACGCCTGCATGCTCGTGCTCGGCTGGGAGGGCCTGCCCCCGATCGTCCAGGCGCGGAGGAAGGCCGCCGCCTCGGTGCTGCGCGACGGCGGGGCGCTGCGGCTGGGCCGCAAGGTCGGCGAGGCCTGGAAGAAGAACCGTTTCTCCGGCCCCTACCTGCGCGACAAGCTCATGGACGGCGGCCTGCTCGTCGAGACCCTGGAGACGGCGGCCACCTGGTCGGCGCTGCCCACCGTCTACGACGCCGTCCGGCGGGCGCTGCGCGAGTCGCTGACCCGGAAGGGACGACGTCCGCTGATGATGAGCCACCTCTCGCACGCCTACCCCACCGGCGGCTCGCTGTACGTGACCGTGCTGGCCGACCGCGACGACGAGCTGCCCATCCAGCAGTGGCTGACCGCCAAGCGGGCCGCGACCGACGCGCTGCTGGCCGCCGGCGGCACCCTCACCCACCACCACGCCGTCGGCGCCGACCACCGCCCCTGGATGGAGCGCGAGATCGGGCCGCTCGGCGTCGAGGTGCTGCGCGCGGTCAAGGAGCGCCTGGACCCCCACGGCATCTGCAACCCGGGCGTCCTCCTCCCCGAGTGA
- a CDS encoding methyltransferase domain-containing protein, translated as MDTYTHGHADPVLQSHRWRTVENSAAYLVPALRPGLDVLDVGCGPGTITVDLAARVAPGRVVGIDVSAEPLAEARDAAAAAGVDVSFEVGDVYALAAADDSFDVVHAHQVLQHLSDPVAALREMARVCRPGGIVAVRDVDYAATTWFPADPGLDRWLALYERVARANGAEPDAGRRLLSWAHAAGLRDTAATAGTYCFASPDERQWWGRSWAGRATSSAFAGQALSYGLATPAELREIAAAWLRWAESDDGWLGMLHGELLIGV; from the coding sequence GTGGACACGTACACCCACGGGCACGCCGACCCGGTGCTGCAGTCGCACCGCTGGCGGACCGTCGAGAACTCGGCCGCGTACCTGGTCCCGGCGCTGCGGCCGGGGCTCGACGTGCTCGACGTCGGCTGCGGCCCCGGCACGATCACGGTCGACCTCGCCGCCCGGGTCGCGCCGGGCCGGGTGGTGGGCATCGACGTCTCGGCCGAGCCACTGGCCGAGGCGCGGGACGCGGCTGCCGCCGCCGGGGTGGACGTCTCCTTCGAGGTGGGGGACGTCTACGCGCTGGCCGCCGCCGACGACTCCTTCGACGTCGTGCACGCCCACCAGGTCCTGCAGCACCTGAGCGACCCGGTCGCCGCCCTGCGCGAGATGGCCCGCGTCTGCCGGCCGGGCGGGATCGTCGCCGTCCGGGACGTCGACTACGCGGCGACCACCTGGTTCCCGGCGGACCCGGGCCTGGACCGCTGGCTAGCGCTCTACGAGCGGGTCGCCCGGGCCAACGGCGCCGAGCCGGATGCCGGTCGCCGGCTGCTCTCCTGGGCGCACGCCGCGGGGTTGCGGGACACGGCCGCGACCGCCGGCACGTACTGCTTCGCCTCGCCCGACGAGCGGCAGTGGTGGGGCCGGTCGTGGGCCGGGCGGGCGACGTCGTCGGCGTTCGCCGGCCAGGCGCTGTCCTACGGCCTGGCGACGCCGGCGGAGCTGAGAGAGATCGCCGCCGCCTGGCTGCGGTGGGCGGAGTCCGACGACGGCTGGCTGGGCATGCTGCACGGCGAGCTGCTGATCGGCGTCTGA
- a CDS encoding FAD-binding oxidoreductase: MSLTENPELPSAVLSDAVLDTLAPAFPAGAVDELRSQVHGPVYAAGDDGMAAEVATWNVAVQHTPAVAVGASCAADVAAAVSWAVAHDLRVAVQATGHGPVRNAAGSLMITTRRMQGVQIDPERRTARVEAGTKWVRVLEAAGKFGLAGLCGSSSDVGVVGYTLGGGMGSLGRKHGFAADHVQAVEIVTADGRLRRLTAGSEPELFWAVRGGKGNFGIVTAIEIELFPVSGLYAGGIFFAGEDMAAVLHAFRQWVPTLPDDVSTSVAIMRMPDMEFLPPPLRGQTAVHLRYAYSGTDFEEGERLVAPMKAAGRILLGFIGPIRSTEMDAIHMDPVDPMPAWEKGMLLADLTEQTVDALLAAAGPQVDIPLIMIELRLMGGAFGRQAAVPNAVPGRGGAYAVYVIGPGIPELAQVVPLVGRGVLAALAPWKAPETVINFLGEVSGPEEVAAAYLPATIERLREVKRAVDPDGIFSFGHAI, from the coding sequence ATGAGTCTCACCGAGAACCCCGAGCTGCCGTCCGCCGTCCTGAGCGACGCGGTGCTCGACACCCTCGCCCCCGCCTTCCCCGCCGGCGCCGTCGACGAGCTGCGCAGCCAGGTGCACGGGCCGGTCTACGCGGCGGGCGACGACGGCATGGCCGCCGAGGTCGCCACCTGGAACGTCGCCGTGCAGCACACTCCCGCCGTCGCCGTCGGCGCCTCCTGCGCCGCCGACGTCGCCGCCGCCGTCTCCTGGGCCGTCGCGCACGACCTGCGCGTCGCCGTCCAGGCCACCGGCCACGGGCCGGTCCGCAACGCGGCCGGCTCCCTGATGATCACCACGCGGCGGATGCAGGGCGTGCAGATCGACCCCGAGCGGCGCACGGCCCGCGTCGAGGCCGGCACGAAGTGGGTCCGGGTGCTGGAGGCGGCCGGCAAGTTCGGGCTGGCGGGGCTGTGCGGTTCGTCGTCCGACGTCGGCGTCGTCGGCTACACCCTCGGTGGCGGCATGGGGTCGCTGGGTCGCAAACACGGGTTCGCCGCCGACCACGTGCAGGCAGTGGAGATCGTCACCGCCGACGGCCGGCTGCGGCGCCTCACCGCCGGCTCCGAGCCCGAGCTCTTCTGGGCCGTCCGCGGCGGCAAGGGCAACTTCGGCATCGTGACGGCGATCGAGATCGAGCTCTTCCCCGTCTCCGGTCTGTACGCCGGCGGCATCTTCTTCGCCGGCGAGGACATGGCCGCGGTCCTGCACGCCTTCCGCCAGTGGGTGCCGACGCTGCCGGACGACGTCAGCACCTCGGTCGCCATCATGCGGATGCCCGACATGGAGTTCCTGCCGCCGCCGCTGCGGGGGCAGACCGCCGTCCACCTGCGCTACGCCTACTCGGGTACCGACTTCGAGGAGGGGGAGCGCCTCGTCGCCCCGATGAAGGCCGCGGGGCGGATCCTGCTCGGCTTCATCGGCCCCATCCGCAGCACCGAGATGGACGCCATCCACATGGACCCGGTGGACCCGATGCCCGCGTGGGAGAAGGGCATGCTGCTGGCCGACCTGACGGAGCAGACCGTCGATGCCCTGCTCGCCGCGGCCGGGCCGCAGGTCGACATCCCGCTGATCATGATCGAGCTGCGGCTGATGGGTGGCGCGTTCGGTCGGCAGGCGGCGGTGCCGAATGCCGTTCCCGGCCGGGGCGGAGCGTATGCGGTCTACGTGATCGGCCCCGGGATCCCGGAGCTGGCACAGGTCGTGCCCCTGGTGGGGAGGGGCGTCCTGGCCGCCCTCGCGCCGTGGAAGGCGCCGGAGACGGTGATCAACTTCCTCGGTGAGGTCTCGGGCCCGGAGGAGGTCGCGGCGGCCTACCTGCCCGCGACGATCGAGCGGCTGCGCGAGGTGAAGCGCGCGGTCGACCCGGACGGCATCTTCTCCTTCGGCCACGCCATCTGA